aatggCAAGTGTGAGTAGAGCTTACATTTTTGTTATTGTACTGCTCAAGTGCCTTTGCAGCATAACCCTTCAACATTTCATTTTCGACACGAGCAGGAGCTTTTAAGTAGTTTACCATGGGGAATATGGTAGTCAGTGGACACGAACCGGGATAATCTTTAATGTCAAATCCCTatcaaaaactcaatcaattaGAAACAAATATGGCTGTTCTGGTAAGAAGCTTGGTATTTTCCACAATAAAGTGTTTCGGGCAACAAAACAATCAGTGAAAAGGCAACAAGCAGAGATATAAATCCGAAATTCTCCATAAACATAAATAGTTATCCACCGATGGAGAGAAAAGATACCTCACTCTCACGGATCTGTTGGAAGTACCTATCCCAAACAGCTTTATCCACCTTTTTATCATTGGGATCGATAGGGCAATATAAATCTTCATTTGCTTCTTCGATATCCCAGTTGGGACAGCTTTCATCTGAAAGAGGGGATAAAGGATCCAGACTTTCGTAATCGCTGGATTCTCCATCTTCCTCATCCACCTTTTGTTTCTTCAACGACGGCGGACAATCCGATTCGCTTGAGGATCCTCCATAATCAGATGGCAACGGTGATTGTGGCGGCGGCAGCGACGGCGACGACGACATGACTAGGTATTCACAAAGGACACAATTCACGCATACTATTATACTTTTTCTCAGAAAAGGAAATTAAATACATTATTAGTTCAAAAAAAAGGCGAAAGGATCTCATCATCAATACACAACGCGTCTCTCTCGGTTTCTGTTCCCTCTTATATTTATCTCCaaacaattcccaaattatgttttgatttttagaattttctctcaatcacaatattttatacatttttttgaaagaaaagctcAACAAAGGTGAGAATGATGTTTTTATTTTACGTGTTATGTTAAATGTCATGATGCTTTGATTTTAGAATTTTGCTGGATCAAATTATAGTAGAagctgtttttttttgttttgtgacTGATATTCGTTTTGGAGTTCGATTAATCAAAATTTGTAACAAATTCACTATGGGATAAAACGTTCCTCCTATTTCGAGCTTTCTGGTTAAGGATGATAGATAATTGTAACTCTGATCACAATTTACATGACCTTTTGGGGTAGTAGAAGCATGTATATGAACTATATAGGAAATGTGAATATATAGATTATGTCCtttgaattaaattattgaAATGAGGATGGATTTAATCttcttttcataaatattttttgctttACATGTTCATTTTCTTGTGATGGTATTAGATTTTCGATTATTTATAGCAAAAAAAAACTGTTTTGGAATTCAAATTGAGCTTGCATAGTAGTGTTAACATGTCTAGGGTTGATTTCTCGTATGGTCAATCAATTTATCGTCATTACGTTTCATAGTTATTATCTCGTAAAGTCACTTTTTGTTGTTGTAGAAAATCACAATCAAGAAGAAACGTTAACTTTCTGTTTCCTAGaacatattttcttgaaaaacaaGTGACTTTCTTACTTATTATCTCAAGAACATTTATATATAATGTTATCAAAACAAATGAGGGTGGAATGGGGGTTCGGGATGGAAAAATTGGAAAACGTTTtctggaaaatgttttccttagCCTTGTTTTTGAGTTGTTGATAACTTTTTACTTGTTTGAAAGTTTTAGAAAATGGCTGACGTTGAGGACATTCAACCTCTTGTTTGTGACAATGGAAACTGGCATGGTTAAGGTAACTATTTTGCTTCCCAATTGTCTGCAGTTTCTTTTCATTTGTGAATACAATTTGATGTTATgtatcctttttttctttcaggCAGGATTTGCTGGAGATGATGCACCTAGGGCTGTTTTTCCTAGCATTGTTGGTCGTCCGCGTCATGCTGGAGTAATGGTAGGAATGGGACAGAAGGATGCATATGTTGGTGATGAGGCTCAATCGAAACGTGGTATTCTCACACTGAAGTATCCAATTGAACATGGCATAGTGAATAACTGGGATGACATGGAGAAGATTTGGCATCATACGTTCTATAACGAACTTCGAGTTGCTCCAGAAGAACATCCTGTTCTGATTACTGAAGCACCTCTTAACCCTAAGGCTAAGCGCGAGAAAATGACTCAGATAATGTTTGAAACATTCAATGCCCCAGCAATGTATGTTGCTATTCAAGCTGTTCTGTCTTTGTATGCTAGTGGACGTACAACTGGtgagatatatatatactgtcTTTGCTTCAAATCTTAATTTGGCTTTCCTGCAATGCTTTCCTTATTAGTTactatgttttctttttttccttttcataaCTACTTTGATTTACTGCACTTCAATCAAGAGTCCTTCAagaacaacctctctacctccacgaggtaggggTTAGATGTCCCTAGAattcacttgtgggatttcactagttatgttgttgtttgttttgaattttaatttggTTGTTTGTGTCTATACTTAAGACATGACATTTAGGAGATATGccttttagaaaatatttttactgaCTTGTGTTGTAGAGTGATTCGAATTCTCGATGGAAAATGTTGGACAATATGAGGAAAATCTTTGGCTGGATTCCAGTTGAACCCTGTTTCGACCAAACTTCTTGAGAACCAATTCTAATAGACCTTAAATATGGCATACTAAGTAATTTTACTGAGTGTACTGGGAAAAAAATAGGTGAATGAATTGCAGTTTTTGTAATTGTGCAAATGGTTTAGATTCTGTGGCCTATATTAATCGGAAACAACATCTCTATcccacaaaggtaggggtaagatcTGTGTACACCCTACCTCCCTAGAACCTACTTGGTATTTTGTTGTCTAGATGAGAAACAAATagtgaattgtactcacaaaTATGATTCATGTTTTTGGGAATTTATGTCTTGCAGGTATTGTCCTGGATTCTGGAGATGGTGTGAGCCACACAGTTCCTATCTATGAAGGTTATGCACTACCTCATGCCATCCTACGTCTCGACCTTGCTGGTCGTGACCCTACTGAATACATGGTGAAGATTCTCACTGAACGTGGATACTCCTTCACTACTAGTGCTGAGAAGGAAATTGTGAGGGATATGAAGGAAAAATTGGCATACCTTGCTCGGAACTCGAGACAGGCTCCTCTGTCGAGAAGAACTATGAACTGCCCGATGGACAAGTGATTACTATTGGTGCTGAGCGTTTCCGATGCCCTGAAGTCCTTTACCAGCCTTCTTTGATCGGAATGGAAGCTGCTGGAATTCATGAGACGATGTACAATTCTATAATGAAGTGTGATGTCGATATTACCTCCCGATTGCCAAAACCTACTGACCCGACTAATTTGGATTAATGGGCTGTAGAAAGCCCACTATGAAGGGCTTTATCCGTTCTACCAAAGTGGAGCATTTTACTTCATTGTTTTTGGTTTAGACACCCAGTTTCCAAAGCATATTGGCTCAACTAACCTAAATTCACGCCATAGAAAACCCAATATAGGGGTTTATGCCCGTCCTACCAATGAGGAGCATTTTCCTTCATATTTTTTTGGTCTAACCACCTGGTTCCCAAAACCTATTGGCTCAACTAATTTGGATTCGGGCCGTATAAAGCCAAGTGAAGGGTTTTATCTGTCCTGCCAAAATGGAGCATTTTCCTTCATATTTTTTGGTTTAATCACATTGTTCTCGAAACCTACTGTCTCAACTAATCTGGATTCGGGCCATAGAAAGCTCACTGATTTTCAACTGATTGGGTCATTGATCTAGATGTTGTTAATGATGATGATTAACATATATATCATTCTTTGCATTTGTAGATGTGGATTTGCTAAGGCAGAGTATGATGAGTCTGGCCCCTCCATTGTGCATAGGAAGTGCTTCTAATCAGAACAAAGTTGAGTTTggttcaagatttgagtttgTGATGACATTTGgttctcttcttttttgtttcatCTCTGGATAGCAAAGTTTTTtgggattattttttaaaaaaattattttttatacttcTATTTGAGAGCTCcaccttttaattttttttttaatgattcgAATCCACAATTTTTGAATTGAAGGTGGAGAGTGTATCATCTGAGCAACCTGCTCTTGTCGCTATAGAAAGTTAATTGGTTgttggagtttttttttttttttagttctttACTATTAATcattgagcccgtttggattggctttaagttggttttgaccaacttaaagccccttttcagcttttggacgtgtttgtctaatgctaactttaagccagaaagttcttaaagtcagtcaaaaatgaaaagttaggattcctaacttttttttttctaagtgcttaaagtcattttctttgaccatgaaaattacttttatatcccttatattttaactaaattcccaaacaaccgcttatttataaaaataactttcagcactttaaagttctaaaagcacttcatacataaaagttactttttttaagcccatccaaacgggctcattgTATCAAATTCTCTAGTAACATAAGTTTTTCATCTAAATAGAACTAAACTAGAACATCATCAAATGTTAATTTGTTATAGACCTCATTTCTATTTTCTTAACGGAGAATTATCGCATAAAGGTAGAGGTAAGATTTGCGTACAACTTACCCTCTTTAGTAATACTAAAGTAAAATTGTAGACTGAG
This DNA window, taken from Solanum dulcamara chromosome 3, daSolDulc1.2, whole genome shotgun sequence, encodes the following:
- the LOC129882241 gene encoding uncharacterized protein LOC129882241; its protein translation is MSSSPSLPPPQSPLPSDYGGSSSESDCPPSLKKQKVDEEDGESSDYESLDPLSPLSDESCPNWDIEEANEDLYCPIDPNDKKVDKAVWDRYFQQIRESEGFDIKDYPGSCPLTTIFPMVNYLKAPARVENEMLKGYAAKALEQYNNKNGTKYEVDHILKVNVCPGRYYIFYITLSVKNGEAGYFQAKVVRDIDQSLDFPVVRPRVKGGLDI